A stretch of the Acidobacteriota bacterium genome encodes the following:
- a CDS encoding phosphate ABC transporter ATP-binding protein, whose protein sequence is MADKPKPRGEETPAPCEIGTERLRVRAGKDEILKGITLSARRGEIVSIIGPAGAGKTTFLRCLNRMADLDLDLAVSGRVLLDGRPVGDLNVAALRRQVGMVFSVPTPLPMTVYENLVFGIRLVARGRNGFDEQVENSLRAAYLWDEMKDRLNEPARNLSGGQQQRLCLARSLALEPRVLLLDEPCSGLDPISTAKIEEALQELKSRLAVILVTNNVKQAARASDRTAFFLFGELVEIGPTHDLFTTPAHPRTADYITGRFG, encoded by the coding sequence ATGGCCGATAAACCGAAACCCCGGGGGGAGGAAACCCCCGCGCCCTGCGAAATCGGGACCGAACGGCTGCGGGTGCGGGCAGGGAAGGACGAGATCCTCAAGGGGATCACCCTCTCGGCCCGGCGGGGGGAGATCGTCTCCATCATCGGACCCGCGGGAGCGGGGAAGACGACGTTTCTCCGCTGCCTCAACCGGATGGCCGACCTCGACCTCGACCTGGCCGTCTCCGGCCGGGTCCTGCTCGACGGGCGGCCGGTCGGCGACCTCAACGTGGCCGCCCTGCGCCGGCAGGTGGGGATGGTCTTCTCGGTCCCGACGCCGCTTCCGATGACGGTGTACGAGAACCTGGTCTTCGGCATCCGCCTCGTCGCCCGGGGACGCAACGGCTTTGACGAGCAGGTGGAAAACTCCCTGCGCGCGGCCTACCTGTGGGACGAGATGAAGGACCGGCTGAACGAGCCGGCGCGCAACCTGTCGGGGGGGCAGCAGCAGCGGCTCTGCCTGGCGCGTTCGCTCGCCCTGGAGCCCCGGGTCCTGCTGCTGGACGAACCCTGCTCCGGCCTCGACCCGATCTCCACCGCGAAGATCGAGGAGGCGCTCCAGGAGCTGAAAAGCCGGCTGGCCGTGATCCTGGTGACCAACAACGTCAAGCAGGCGGCGCGGGCTTCGGACCGTACCGCCTTCTTCCTGTTCGGCGAACTCGTCGAAATCGGGCCGACCCACGACCTCTTCACCACCCCGGCCCATCCCAGGACCGCCGATTACATCACGGGGAGGTTCGGATAA
- the pstB gene encoding phosphate ABC transporter ATP-binding protein yields the protein METMIETRSLNLWYGSFHALIDVTLRIPPRAITAIIGPSGCGKSTLLRVINRMNERIPGVRVEGDVLLEGRSIYTGPIDLGQLRKRVGMVFQRPNPFPLSVFENVAYGPRIHRLAGGQELERRVEQSLRATGLWDTLKDRLGASALALAPEQQQRICISRLLAVQPDVLLMDEPASALDPIATARIEELMLELKERYTIVIVTHNMQQAARISTRTAFMLLGELVEVGETQTVFTKPSDPKTEQYISGRFG from the coding sequence ATGGAAACCATGATCGAGACCCGGTCCCTGAACCTCTGGTACGGGAGCTTTCACGCCCTCATCGACGTCACCCTCCGGATCCCGCCCCGGGCCATCACGGCCATCATCGGCCCCTCCGGCTGCGGCAAATCGACGCTGCTGCGCGTCATCAACCGCATGAACGAGCGGATCCCCGGCGTGCGGGTCGAAGGGGACGTTCTCCTCGAAGGGAGGTCGATCTACACCGGCCCGATCGACCTCGGACAGCTGCGCAAGAGGGTGGGGATGGTGTTTCAGCGTCCCAATCCCTTCCCCCTCTCGGTGTTCGAGAACGTCGCCTACGGGCCGAGGATCCACCGCCTCGCCGGCGGGCAGGAACTCGAGCGCCGGGTGGAGCAGAGCCTGCGGGCCACGGGGCTGTGGGACACCCTGAAGGACCGCCTGGGGGCCTCGGCGCTGGCGCTGGCGCCGGAGCAGCAGCAGCGCATCTGCATCTCGCGCCTGCTGGCGGTCCAGCCCGACGTCCTGCTGATGGACGAGCCGGCCAGCGCCCTCGACCCGATCGCCACGGCGCGGATCGAGGAGCTGATGCTGGAGCTCAAGGAGCGGTACACCATCGTCATCGTCACCCACAACATGCAGCAGGCGGCCCGGATCTCGACCCGGACCGCGTTCATGCTCCTCGGGGAGCTGGTCGAAGTGGGGGAAACCCAGACGGTGTTCACGAAACCCTCCGACCCGAAGACGGAGCAGTACATTTCCGGGAGGTTCGGATGA
- a CDS encoding response regulator transcription factor encodes MARNTLLVIDDERDLVELVRYNLESEGYRVLGAADGESGLSTALKEKPDLVIVDLMLPGIDGLEVCRELRRRAQTAHVPILVLTAKSAESDRVVGLELGADDYVTKPFSPRELTARVKALLRRSAGYQQPAERIKRGELSIDSASHEVICGDRKIELTATEFRLLEFLAAHPGFVHSRGALIEGALGSDVTVLERTIDVHIMSLRRKLGKYGEWIETVRGFGYKFREEQ; translated from the coding sequence ATGGCCAGGAACACCCTGCTGGTGATCGACGACGAGCGCGACCTCGTCGAGCTCGTCCGCTACAACCTGGAGAGCGAGGGGTACCGGGTTCTCGGCGCCGCGGACGGGGAGTCCGGTCTGTCCACGGCGCTCAAGGAGAAGCCCGACCTCGTGATCGTGGACCTGATGCTGCCGGGGATCGACGGGCTCGAGGTCTGCCGCGAGCTGCGCCGCCGGGCGCAGACGGCCCACGTGCCGATCCTGGTGTTGACGGCGAAGTCGGCGGAATCGGACCGGGTCGTGGGGCTCGAACTGGGGGCGGACGACTACGTGACCAAGCCCTTCAGCCCGCGCGAGCTGACGGCCCGGGTGAAGGCCCTCCTGCGCCGCTCCGCCGGGTACCAGCAGCCGGCCGAGCGGATCAAGCGGGGGGAGCTCTCGATCGACAGCGCGAGCCACGAAGTGATCTGCGGGGACCGGAAGATCGAGCTGACGGCGACCGAGTTCCGGCTGCTCGAGTTCCTGGCCGCCCACCCGGGGTTCGTCCACTCGCGCGGGGCCCTGATCGAGGGGGCGCTCGGCTCGGACGTCACCGTGCTCGAGCGGACCATCGACGTGCACATCATGTCCCTGCGCCGGAAACTGGGAAAATACGGCGAGTGGATCGAGACCGTGCGCGGTTTCGGCTATAAATTCCGGGAAGAGCAGTAG
- the pstA gene encoding phosphate ABC transporter permease PstA has translation MVDRTRFVGGAFQSLCILACVLIVLMLAVILGDIVIHGLGTVTFSFLTRAPETGMTGGGIFPAIFGTFALVVLMTIAVIPLGVATAIYMHEYAPKRSRLVQAVRLAIQNLAGVPAIVFGLFGLGFFIEFIGRGMDRVFYGGELVYGQPAIVWAALTMALLTMPTVVVATEEALRAIPQGYREVAYSLGATRWQMIRRVVLPQAVGGILTGGILAVSRGSGEVAPVMFTGAAYFLPELPARLNSQFMELGYHVYVMTTQSPDVEATKPILYATVLVLLGLTFLLNFSAIMIRAQIRKRLRHGR, from the coding sequence ATGGTCGACCGAACGAGATTTGTCGGGGGCGCCTTTCAATCCCTGTGCATCCTTGCCTGCGTCCTGATCGTCCTGATGCTGGCCGTCATCCTCGGCGACATCGTGATCCACGGCCTGGGCACCGTCACCTTCTCCTTCCTCACCAGGGCGCCGGAGACCGGGATGACGGGCGGAGGGATCTTCCCCGCCATCTTCGGGACCTTCGCCCTGGTCGTGCTCATGACGATCGCGGTGATCCCGCTCGGGGTGGCCACGGCCATCTACATGCACGAATACGCGCCCAAGCGTTCGCGCCTCGTCCAGGCGGTGAGGCTGGCGATCCAGAACCTGGCCGGGGTCCCCGCCATCGTATTCGGCCTCTTCGGGCTCGGGTTCTTCATCGAGTTCATCGGCCGGGGGATGGACCGGGTCTTCTACGGCGGGGAACTGGTCTACGGCCAGCCGGCCATAGTCTGGGCGGCCCTGACGATGGCGCTCCTGACGATGCCCACGGTGGTGGTGGCGACGGAAGAGGCGCTCCGGGCGATCCCCCAGGGCTACCGCGAGGTGGCCTATTCCCTCGGGGCGACCCGGTGGCAGATGATCCGCCGCGTGGTGCTCCCCCAAGCGGTCGGCGGCATCCTCACGGGAGGCATCCTGGCCGTCAGCCGGGGCTCGGGGGAAGTGGCCCCGGTGATGTTCACCGGGGCGGCCTACTTCCTCCCCGAACTGCCGGCCCGGCTCAACAGCCAGTTCATGGAGCTGGGCTATCACGTCTACGTGATGACGACGCAGTCCCCCGACGTGGAGGCGACCAAGCCGATCCTGTACGCGACGGTGCTGGTGCTGCTGGGCCTGACCTTCCTGCTCAACTTCAGCGCGATCATGATCCGCGCCCAGATCCGCAAGAGGCTGCGCCATGGCCGATAA
- the phoU gene encoding phosphate signaling complex protein PhoU: MMRQLEGKIQGLQERLLLMGRLAESMLQTALRVLIERNGALGAEVERMEHEVNELQIEIDDTAVKLTALQQPVGGDVRFLFMASRIATELERIADQAVNIIENARHLLAAPPLKPLVDLPVMGEIAEGMVKDSLESLVARDCALAGRVFEEEKKVDAYRDQIFRVLLTYMMADPGTIERALALILISRNLERVGDHATNIAEEVIYLVEGREVRHSHESDTRRPEAEA, encoded by the coding sequence ATGATGCGTCAACTCGAGGGGAAGATACAGGGCTTGCAGGAACGGCTCCTGCTCATGGGGCGCCTGGCGGAATCGATGCTGCAGACGGCGCTTCGGGTTCTGATCGAACGCAACGGGGCGCTGGGCGCCGAAGTCGAGCGCATGGAGCACGAGGTCAACGAGCTGCAGATCGAGATCGACGACACGGCGGTCAAGCTGACGGCGCTGCAGCAGCCGGTCGGGGGGGACGTGCGCTTCCTCTTCATGGCCTCCCGGATCGCCACGGAGCTCGAGCGCATAGCCGACCAGGCGGTCAACATCATCGAAAACGCCCGGCACCTGCTCGCGGCGCCCCCGCTCAAGCCGCTGGTGGACCTGCCGGTCATGGGCGAAATCGCCGAGGGGATGGTGAAGGACAGCCTCGAGTCGCTGGTGGCGAGGGATTGCGCCCTGGCCGGGCGGGTCTTCGAAGAGGAGAAGAAGGTGGACGCCTACCGCGACCAGATCTTCCGGGTGCTGCTGACCTACATGATGGCGGACCCGGGGACGATCGAGCGGGCGCTCGCGCTGATTCTGATCTCGCGCAACCTCGAGCGGGTGGGGGACCACGCCACCAACATCGCCGAGGAGGTGATCTACCTGGTCGAGGGGCGGGAGGTGCGCCACAGCCACGAGAGCGACACCCGCCGGCCCGAAGCGGAGGCCTGA
- a CDS encoding alkaline phosphatase, whose protein sequence is MKTGYAAIIALLVLTPIVRAGDPEIKNIILMISDGQGFNTVRATEYYTGRKAVYERFEHRWAMQTHSAGHRNGYTGRPYDPAAMAADFNYAKSGATDSAAAATALYTGVKAYDNEINVTPGGTPLETLFEKAARAGRSIGAVSSVPFVHATPAAVYGHSRSRMNYPALAKEAIYGREPGAHNTHYDAQNHHGMLKVILAPGNPEYDNDAGRRSLPSYGLIGDESHWRDLSAGANGWTLISTLTEFEALGRGNTPDRVFGLPHVYETLQQRRGSRAPRNDKTPPRAVPANNDVPDLATMTRGALNVLDNNPAGFALMIEGGAVDWANHDNHAGRMIEEQIDFDRAVEAVVEYLDRDTGGNNWSNTLLVVTADHECGYLWGDGRVDGSTFFDVDGNGTFDHGVDYAHVRDNGAGRLPELWYHSGSHSNTLVPFYVRGAGSGLFERYVIGVEPNLRKIYDLDEGWSGKYIDNTAIFRLLESGSFFRERRAE, encoded by the coding sequence GTGAAGACAGGATACGCCGCGATCATCGCCCTTCTCGTTCTCACGCCGATAGTGCGGGCGGGAGACCCGGAAATCAAGAACATCATCCTCATGATCAGCGACGGCCAGGGATTCAACACCGTGCGCGCGACGGAGTACTACACCGGCCGCAAGGCCGTGTACGAACGGTTCGAACACCGCTGGGCGATGCAGACGCATTCGGCCGGCCACCGCAACGGGTACACCGGAAGGCCCTACGACCCGGCCGCGATGGCGGCCGATTTCAACTACGCCAAGAGCGGCGCGACCGATTCCGCGGCGGCCGCCACCGCCCTCTACACGGGCGTCAAGGCGTACGACAACGAAATCAACGTCACCCCCGGCGGAACTCCCCTCGAAACCCTGTTCGAAAAGGCGGCACGCGCGGGGAGGAGCATCGGGGCCGTTTCGAGCGTCCCCTTCGTTCACGCCACCCCGGCCGCCGTCTACGGGCACAGCCGGAGCCGCATGAATTACCCCGCCCTCGCAAAGGAGGCGATCTACGGCCGCGAGCCCGGCGCGCACAACACGCACTACGACGCGCAGAACCACCACGGCATGCTGAAGGTGATCCTGGCCCCGGGGAACCCTGAATACGACAACGACGCCGGCCGGCGTTCCCTCCCCTCCTACGGCCTCATCGGCGACGAATCGCACTGGCGCGACCTGTCGGCGGGCGCCAACGGCTGGACCCTCATTTCAACCCTGACGGAATTCGAGGCCCTCGGCCGGGGGAATACGCCGGACAGGGTCTTCGGCCTCCCGCACGTGTACGAGACGCTCCAGCAGCGGCGCGGCAGCCGCGCTCCGCGCAACGACAAGACGCCCCCCCGGGCGGTTCCCGCCAACAATGACGTTCCCGACCTGGCGACGATGACGCGCGGGGCCCTCAACGTGCTCGACAACAACCCGGCGGGGTTCGCCCTCATGATCGAGGGGGGAGCCGTCGACTGGGCCAACCACGACAACCACGCCGGCCGGATGATCGAGGAGCAGATCGATTTCGACCGCGCGGTGGAGGCCGTCGTCGAGTACCTGGACCGCGACACCGGGGGCAACAACTGGAGCAACACGCTGCTCGTGGTCACCGCCGACCATGAGTGCGGCTATCTCTGGGGGGACGGGCGGGTCGACGGGTCCACCTTCTTCGACGTCGACGGCAACGGGACTTTCGACCACGGCGTCGATTACGCCCACGTCAGGGACAACGGCGCGGGCCGCCTGCCGGAACTCTGGTACCACTCGGGCAGTCACAGCAATACCCTCGTCCCCTTCTACGTCCGCGGGGCCGGGAGCGGCCTTTTCGAGCGGTATGTCATCGGGGTGGAGCCCAACCTCCGGAAGATCTACGACCTCGACGAGGGGTGGTCGGGGAAATACATCGACAACACCGCCATCTTCAGGTTGCTCGAGAGCGGTTCCTTCTTCAGGGAGCGGCGCGCAGAGTAG